Proteins co-encoded in one Candidatus Nitrosacidococcus tergens genomic window:
- a CDS encoding P-loop NTPase family protein: MIVLFISECEKAAWKRSRRILSRYGTQIGRRTWLARMSTEGLRDIRQALTKAASRHTAITCHRIKGRYQTELVWIVGSRRHFNYDGTFCFSYSTTPLPKEEQTPPAIRLLSHLCILAGLFHDFGKHGACFQAKLRDSKVNQSDPIRHERLSLLLLLRLIELLCPPVMIDTPILESESLSTPRRRRRNKVSPNSSLDHITDNQWLNTLADSKNVYEKLNQIWQEIPESDWQHLMPSKDSTLQPPWGSIREEEKQGLPPLLSVLCFLILSHHKLPDGHEESFSPLEQTYLNQPESILKGLVLATELNPAWQQSPKLVNDIIKHARRAHYLLEEHVLPLYDNALWYSAARYHARCALVLADHKISSTASKEYPIDSQSKQGQQCFANSYQGYLRQTLASHLERVGRLAGRGFNHLSQLQQNRNTKTIEYSPPSLKSPITVDAFKWQQEAERKLLKVENLDQSGFFGLIIAETGSGKTRGNARILAALHKHENYRFTVALGLRTLTLQTGDEYRHDLGFGSLNESEDQCAVMVGGALTIALHELEKEQENIDSNVTEQEQSGRESSELDDDFYEGLSGVFDYDPDSPWPEELNAPNNSKLNHLLQVPILICTVDHLMPFIQSQKASAALLGFRLAGSDLIIDEIDSFATEDLPALLKLAYVVGFNGRKLLLSSATLPPAIAHSFYQAYETGFHRWQQLQGINSMPIACGWFSHHSDHIKVNVVKDRKDFANCHQRFVAKLLEINSQQPVRRRLHPHLVPIIEKNTVYQNIMATCKELHQRWNQQDPKTGIYYSIGCVRWTSTKNTRRFAHYWLNHQFDLSEDIQLKVICYHAKHLPLIRHHIEQTLNKLLKRSNHQPHEDSSFANILRTCQQEGKKHLLVVVSTSPISEVGRDHDYDWSVVEPNSYWSLIQMAGRVWRHRRDLQASQGNIGMMSQTMRRLEYGEQALQFSLPGPESGKFALDPRQRNELSQVFALDELDRSIDSRFTIQAPDKIEENIEEEKHYYSNMSQLEHGQLKILLEDNQEKHKAMYFIESNNPSMVFTQKHSQLCPFRKDRNLNLLWFDPEEEGWKYLNQEGKKSFTKQEKRVKNINHQVKEINKYNYSHQSYFDDKVLNRYQLNEDWQTQLAQKGLDNKHYIINALSLSAGDNFQDGKYLEYSDLIGWQFVKE; the protein is encoded by the coding sequence ATGATCGTGCTTTTTATCAGCGAATGCGAAAAAGCAGCTTGGAAACGATCTCGTAGAATTTTATCCCGCTATGGTACCCAAATTGGAAGACGCACTTGGCTTGCTCGAATGAGTACAGAAGGACTTAGGGATATACGCCAAGCTTTGACTAAAGCCGCTAGTCGTCATACTGCCATTACCTGTCATCGAATTAAAGGTCGTTATCAAACAGAATTAGTATGGATCGTAGGGAGTCGGCGACATTTTAATTACGATGGTACCTTTTGTTTTAGCTATAGTACAACACCTTTGCCAAAGGAGGAACAAACGCCTCCTGCGATTCGCTTATTGAGCCATCTTTGTATTTTAGCAGGGCTTTTTCATGATTTTGGTAAGCATGGGGCTTGTTTTCAAGCGAAATTGCGAGATTCTAAAGTGAATCAGAGCGATCCTATTCGCCACGAGCGGCTTTCTTTACTCTTGCTTTTACGGCTAATTGAGTTACTTTGCCCTCCGGTGATGATAGATACACCAATATTAGAATCAGAATCTTTATCTACTCCCCGTCGCCGTAGACGAAATAAGGTAAGTCCAAATAGCTCTTTGGATCACATAACAGATAATCAATGGCTCAATACACTAGCTGATTCAAAAAATGTATATGAAAAACTAAATCAAATTTGGCAAGAAATTCCAGAATCAGACTGGCAGCATTTAATGCCGAGCAAGGATAGTACATTACAGCCACCATGGGGATCTATAAGAGAGGAAGAAAAGCAAGGATTGCCTCCTTTACTCAGTGTATTGTGTTTTCTTATCCTTTCTCATCATAAATTACCCGATGGTCATGAAGAAAGTTTTAGCCCCCTAGAGCAAACTTATTTGAATCAACCCGAATCTATTTTAAAAGGGTTAGTCTTAGCGACAGAGCTCAATCCTGCTTGGCAGCAATCTCCAAAATTAGTCAATGACATTATAAAACATGCTCGCCGAGCTCATTATTTACTAGAAGAGCATGTACTTCCTCTCTATGATAATGCACTTTGGTATAGTGCGGCTCGCTACCATGCTCGCTGTGCATTAGTGCTAGCCGATCACAAAATTTCTAGCACTGCCTCTAAAGAATATCCTATTGATTCCCAATCTAAACAAGGACAACAATGCTTCGCCAATAGCTATCAAGGTTATTTAAGGCAGACTCTTGCCAGTCATTTAGAACGAGTAGGCAGATTAGCAGGTAGAGGATTTAATCACTTATCTCAGCTTCAGCAAAATAGAAATACTAAAACAATTGAATATTCCCCGCCTTCATTAAAAAGTCCTATTACAGTGGATGCCTTTAAATGGCAACAAGAAGCAGAACGTAAATTACTTAAAGTAGAAAATCTTGATCAGTCTGGATTTTTTGGCTTAATTATAGCAGAAACTGGATCAGGAAAAACCCGAGGCAATGCCCGGATTCTAGCTGCACTCCATAAGCATGAAAACTATCGTTTTACTGTTGCACTTGGGTTACGCACTTTAACCTTACAAACGGGAGATGAATATCGTCATGATTTAGGATTCGGCAGCCTCAATGAAAGTGAAGATCAATGTGCGGTAATGGTAGGTGGTGCATTAACCATTGCTCTTCATGAATTAGAAAAAGAACAGGAAAATATTGATTCTAATGTTACAGAACAAGAGCAATCAGGGCGAGAAAGTAGTGAGTTAGATGATGATTTTTATGAAGGATTAAGTGGCGTATTTGATTATGATCCAGATAGCCCTTGGCCTGAAGAACTAAATGCACCAAATAACTCTAAGCTTAATCATTTATTGCAAGTCCCTATTTTAATTTGTACCGTAGATCATTTAATGCCGTTTATTCAAAGCCAGAAGGCTTCTGCAGCATTATTAGGTTTTCGGCTAGCAGGTTCAGATCTTATTATTGATGAAATTGATAGTTTTGCTACGGAAGATTTACCTGCCTTATTAAAATTAGCCTATGTGGTGGGGTTTAATGGACGGAAGTTGTTACTCTCTTCAGCCACTTTACCACCTGCTATTGCCCATAGTTTTTACCAAGCCTATGAAACAGGATTTCATCGTTGGCAGCAATTGCAAGGAATAAATTCTATGCCTATTGCTTGTGGTTGGTTTAGTCACCACTCAGATCATATTAAAGTTAATGTGGTTAAAGATAGGAAAGATTTTGCAAACTGCCATCAACGATTTGTAGCTAAATTATTAGAAATTAATAGCCAGCAACCTGTACGCCGCCGTTTACATCCTCATTTAGTGCCGATCATAGAAAAAAACACTGTATATCAAAATATAATGGCTACCTGCAAGGAATTACATCAACGATGGAATCAACAAGATCCTAAAACGGGTATTTATTATTCTATTGGCTGTGTACGATGGACCAGTACTAAAAATACGCGGAGATTTGCACATTATTGGCTTAACCATCAATTTGATTTAAGTGAAGATATACAGCTAAAAGTCATTTGCTATCATGCTAAACACTTACCTTTAATTCGCCATCATATAGAGCAGACTCTCAATAAGTTATTAAAACGAAGTAATCACCAGCCCCATGAAGATTCTAGTTTTGCTAATATTCTTAGAACTTGCCAGCAGGAAGGAAAAAAACATTTATTAGTGGTAGTAAGTACCTCCCCCATTTCTGAAGTAGGACGGGATCACGATTATGATTGGAGCGTTGTAGAACCTAATTCCTATTGGTCCTTGATTCAAATGGCAGGCAGAGTATGGCGGCATCGTCGAGATTTACAAGCCTCTCAAGGAAATATAGGGATGATGAGTCAGACAATGCGAAGGTTAGAATATGGAGAGCAAGCCTTACAGTTTAGTTTGCCCGGTCCCGAATCAGGAAAGTTTGCATTAGATCCTAGGCAACGAAATGAGCTTTCTCAAGTATTTGCTCTTGATGAATTAGATAGATCTATCGATTCTCGTTTTACTATTCAAGCTCCAGACAAGATTGAAGAGAATATAGAAGAAGAAAAGCACTACTACTCTAATATGAGTCAGCTTGAGCATGGACAGCTAAAAATTCTTCTTGAAGATAACCAAGAGAAGCACAAAGCTATGTATTTTATTGAGAGTAATAACCCATCTATGGTATTTACTCAAAAGCATAGTCAGCTTTGCCCTTTTCGTAAAGATAGGAACTTAAATCTACTTTGGTTTGATCCTGAAGAAGAAGGCTGGAAATACCTTAATCAAGAGGGAAAGAAAAGTTTTACAAAACAAGAAAAGCGAGTTAAAAATATTAATCATCAAGTAAAAGAGATCAATAAATATAACTATTCTCATCAATCTTACTTCGATGATAAGGTACTTAATCGCTATCAGCTCAATGAAGATTGGCAAACACAATTAGCCCAAAAAGGATTGGACAATAAACACTATATTATTAATGCACTTTCTCTCTCTGCTGGAGATAATTTTCAGGACGGTAAATACTTAGAATATAGTGATTTAATAGGTTGGCAGTTTGTGAAAGAATAA